One genomic region from Flagellimonas oceani encodes:
- a CDS encoding efflux RND transporter permease subunit: MKLAEISIKRPSLVIVLFTILTLGGLFSYNQLGYELIPKFDRNVITVATIYPGASPNEIENTVTKKIEDAVASLENIKKIESRSYESLSTVAITLTDDANVDFSLNDAQRKINAIISDLPDDAKTPSLSKFSLSDLPIMTIGANGTMDEIKFYDLIDKKIAPLLSRVNGVAQINLIGGQEREIQVNLDADRLQGYNLSIPQVQQTILASNLDFPTGNIQTRQQKILIRLAGKYKSVEELRNLVVADQDGIQVRLSDIADVQDSQKTPEKIARVNQKSAILLQVIKQSDANAVAVSEDILKRIAQLETDYKAIDLKLNVANDSTVFTLEAADSVIHDLLIAVLLVAIVMLFFLHSLRNSLIVMVSIPASLIATFIGFLFLDYTLNLMSLLGLSLVVGILVDDAIVVLENIYRHMEMGKNRVRAAYDGTAEIGGTVTSITLVIVVVFFPIAMSSGLVSKIITQFCVTIIISTLLSLLASFTIIPWLSSRFGKLEHITGKNLFGRLIIKFETQLKRFTNWISGLLTWCLDHYKTTLSIVLVIFFASIALVGAGFIGGEFFAASDRGEFLVQIELPKDASLEQSNFMAQKAEAFLNTQEEVKSLITTVGQTSEGLGASQATAYKAEINVQMVDEKERDDDSYVFAAKTKRRLEKILVGAKVKTVPISLLGVAEEAPLALVVTGPSLDSAMVFARKAEAELYKIPGATEIELSVETGNPEINVQVDRDKMTSLGLSLQTVGLTMQTAFNGNTDGKFRAGEYEYDINIRYNSFDRKNIADVGDLILTNNQGQEVKLSQFADITETLGPSQLERRDKTASVTVKGQSVGRPAGTVADEWEAAFKDVERPTGVNYVWGGDKERQSEGFGTLGIAMLAAVILVYLVMVSLYDSFVHPFVVLFSIPLSFIGALLALALTNNSLNIFTILGIIMLIGLVCKNAIILVDFANERVRSGETVRNALIQANHARLRPILMTTIAMVFGMLPIALASGPGSGWKNGLAWVIIGGLISSLFLTLIIVPVIYNLMEKLVHKFTKGTKTDYEELMVADYEHKKLVDGFNPDHTL, from the coding sequence ATGAAATTAGCTGAAATTTCCATAAAAAGACCTTCATTGGTCATTGTGCTGTTTACCATACTTACCCTCGGGGGCCTGTTCAGTTATAACCAACTGGGATATGAATTGATACCCAAATTCGACCGAAATGTCATAACCGTCGCCACTATCTACCCCGGTGCCTCGCCCAACGAGATCGAAAATACCGTGACAAAAAAAATAGAGGATGCGGTTGCCTCTCTGGAGAACATCAAAAAAATAGAATCGCGTTCTTATGAAAGTCTTTCCACGGTTGCGATTACCTTGACGGATGATGCCAATGTTGATTTTTCCCTAAACGATGCACAACGGAAGATCAACGCTATTATCAGTGATCTGCCAGATGATGCCAAAACACCCTCCTTAAGCAAATTTTCATTGAGCGACCTTCCGATCATGACAATTGGTGCTAATGGCACGATGGATGAAATCAAGTTTTATGACCTGATCGATAAAAAAATTGCCCCTTTACTTTCCCGGGTCAATGGTGTTGCACAGATAAATTTGATCGGGGGACAAGAAAGGGAAATCCAGGTAAATTTAGATGCCGACCGACTTCAGGGATATAACCTTTCCATACCACAGGTCCAACAGACCATCCTGGCCTCGAATTTGGATTTCCCCACAGGAAATATTCAGACCAGGCAGCAAAAAATATTGATCCGATTGGCCGGAAAATATAAAAGCGTTGAAGAGCTGCGTAATCTAGTGGTCGCGGATCAAGATGGCATCCAAGTGAGGCTCAGTGATATTGCGGATGTTCAGGACAGTCAAAAAACACCCGAAAAAATTGCAAGGGTAAATCAAAAAAGTGCCATCCTATTGCAGGTAATTAAGCAGTCCGATGCCAATGCCGTGGCCGTAAGCGAGGATATATTGAAACGGATAGCACAGCTCGAGACCGATTATAAAGCCATAGACCTCAAGCTCAATGTCGCCAATGACAGTACTGTTTTTACCTTGGAGGCGGCCGATTCGGTAATCCATGACCTATTGATCGCTGTATTATTGGTAGCGATCGTTATGCTCTTCTTCTTGCACAGTTTAAGAAACTCGCTAATTGTAATGGTGTCCATACCCGCATCGTTGATAGCGACATTTATAGGGTTTTTGTTTTTGGACTATACCTTGAACCTAATGAGTTTATTGGGACTGTCTCTGGTGGTGGGCATCTTGGTGGACGATGCCATCGTTGTACTCGAAAACATTTACCGGCATATGGAAATGGGCAAAAACCGTGTCCGTGCGGCCTATGATGGTACCGCTGAAATAGGGGGCACGGTAACTTCGATAACGCTGGTAATCGTGGTCGTCTTTTTTCCGATCGCCATGAGCAGCGGTCTGGTGTCAAAAATCATTACCCAATTTTGTGTGACCATCATAATTTCGACTTTGTTGTCCCTGTTGGCATCGTTTACCATTATTCCTTGGTTATCGTCCCGTTTCGGAAAATTGGAGCATATCACTGGTAAAAACCTGTTCGGTAGGCTTATCATCAAATTCGAAACACAATTAAAACGTTTCACGAATTGGATCTCCGGTTTATTGACTTGGTGCCTGGATCATTATAAGACCACGTTGTCCATCGTTTTGGTTATCTTCTTTGCTTCGATTGCCTTGGTAGGGGCAGGATTTATAGGAGGTGAATTCTTTGCCGCATCTGATAGGGGCGAATTTTTGGTGCAGATAGAACTACCGAAAGATGCCTCATTGGAACAAAGTAATTTTATGGCCCAAAAAGCAGAGGCCTTTTTGAATACCCAAGAAGAGGTCAAGAGCCTTATCACTACCGTAGGCCAGACCAGCGAGGGCTTAGGTGCTTCACAGGCCACCGCTTACAAAGCGGAAATCAACGTTCAAATGGTAGATGAAAAGGAACGCGATGACGATTCTTATGTATTTGCAGCCAAAACAAAACGTCGTTTAGAGAAAATATTGGTAGGCGCCAAGGTGAAGACCGTACCTATAAGTCTTTTGGGAGTGGCGGAGGAAGCCCCGTTGGCCTTGGTCGTGACCGGGCCTAGTTTGGATAGTGCCATGGTCTTTGCCAGAAAGGCCGAGGCGGAACTATATAAAATTCCCGGGGCCACGGAAATCGAATTGTCCGTAGAAACGGGAAACCCTGAAATCAATGTTCAGGTAGATCGGGATAAGATGACCTCCCTCGGCTTATCGTTACAAACGGTAGGATTGACAATGCAGACCGCATTTAACGGCAATACCGATGGCAAATTCAGGGCAGGGGAATATGAATATGATATTAACATACGCTACAATAGTTTTGATAGAAAAAACATTGCCGATGTTGGGGATCTGATCCTTACGAACAATCAAGGACAAGAAGTAAAACTCTCACAATTCGCCGACATCACGGAAACGTTGGGCCCGAGCCAATTGGAACGCCGGGACAAGACCGCGTCGGTTACCGTAAAAGGTCAGTCCGTAGGCCGGCCGGCCGGTACGGTCGCGGATGAATGGGAAGCTGCCTTTAAAGATGTCGAACGGCCTACGGGTGTCAATTATGTATGGGGAGGGGATAAAGAAAGACAATCGGAAGGGTTCGGAACACTGGGAATTGCCATGTTGGCGGCTGTTATATTGGTCTATTTGGTAATGGTTTCCCTGTACGACAGTTTTGTGCACCCGTTCGTAGTTCTTTTTTCCATTCCGTTATCGTTCATCGGAGCTTTGCTGGCATTGGCGTTAACGAACAATTCCCTGAACATCTTTACCATTCTTGGTATAATTATGCTGATCGGGCTGGTGTGTAAAAACGCCATCATCCTGGTTGACTTTGCCAACGAAAGGGTCCGGTCGGGGGAAACGGTCAGGAACGCTTTGATACAGGCCAACCACGCACGTCTGCGCCCGATTCTGATGACCACCATTGCCATGGTTTTCGGGATGCTTCCCATTGCTTTGGCCTCAGGCCCGGGATCGGGATGGAAAAACGGTCTTGCATGGGTTATCATAGGGGGATTGATAAGTTCGCTTTTCCTGACCTTGATAATAGTACCGGTAATATATAATTTAATGGAAAAATTAGTGCATAAGTTTACCAAGGGAACAAAAACTGATTATGAGGAGCTTATGGTGGCCGATTACGAGCATAAAAAATTGGTAGATGGCTTTAACCCGGACCACACACTCTGA